One window of the Thermasporomyces composti genome contains the following:
- a CDS encoding dolichyl-phosphate-mannose--protein mannosyltransferase translates to MTTTASDHLGESSSGPPDAWVVAGRDVDGRPLPSLRQRLCPPMPEDRPWDWLGPVLVALFAGLVRLWDLGRPARFVFDETYYPKDAFGLLRFGVEQQFVDKANERILAGDLDVFAGPAFVVHPPAGKWMIALGEWVFGMNPFGWRIAVALLGTVSVLVMARAVRRLTRSTLLGCLAGFLLAIDGLHLVESRIALLDLPTMAWTLFAFAALLVDRDWARRRLADAVEPDGQVPPDGWGPPLLWRPWRLVAGLCFGVAVATKWNAAVVLAAFGLLTWAWDIGARRAIGVAFDRLSSWIRLALDTLVAFVTVVGSALVVYIASWAGWFASPHGYGRHWAESNPASGLASLVPDALRSLWHYHAEIMYFHTTLTDEHQYASSPWGWLIVARPVSFDWVDNIGPDQGCPTDRCVQEILGIGTPVLWWGAVLALVASLVWWLGARDWRFGVPVVGVAATWLPWFLYTDRPIFYFYAVMILPWLVIAVTLVCGKLLGPEDASPRRRVWGAAAVGGFTLLVLVNFAYLYPILTDQVIPYEDWLRRMWFRSWV, encoded by the coding sequence ATGACGACCACGGCCTCCGATCACCTAGGCGAGTCGTCCTCCGGCCCTCCGGACGCGTGGGTCGTGGCGGGCCGCGACGTCGACGGCCGCCCGCTGCCGTCCCTGCGCCAGCGTCTGTGCCCTCCCATGCCGGAGGACCGGCCGTGGGACTGGCTCGGGCCCGTGCTCGTCGCCCTCTTCGCCGGCCTGGTGCGGCTGTGGGACCTCGGTCGGCCGGCGAGGTTCGTCTTCGACGAGACCTACTATCCCAAGGACGCCTTCGGCCTGCTGCGCTTCGGCGTCGAGCAGCAGTTCGTCGACAAGGCCAACGAACGCATCCTCGCCGGCGACCTGGACGTCTTCGCCGGTCCAGCGTTCGTGGTCCACCCGCCCGCCGGCAAGTGGATGATCGCCCTCGGCGAGTGGGTGTTCGGCATGAACCCGTTCGGCTGGCGCATCGCGGTCGCCCTCCTCGGCACGGTGTCCGTGCTCGTCATGGCGCGCGCGGTCCGTCGGCTGACCCGATCCACGCTCCTCGGCTGCTTGGCCGGGTTCCTGCTGGCCATCGACGGTCTTCACCTGGTCGAGAGCCGCATCGCCCTGCTCGACCTGCCGACGATGGCCTGGACACTCTTCGCCTTCGCGGCCCTCCTCGTCGACCGAGACTGGGCGCGGCGACGACTGGCCGACGCGGTGGAGCCGGACGGCCAGGTTCCGCCGGACGGCTGGGGCCCACCTCTGCTGTGGCGGCCGTGGCGGCTGGTCGCTGGCCTGTGCTTCGGTGTCGCGGTCGCGACGAAGTGGAACGCCGCGGTGGTGCTCGCCGCGTTCGGCCTGCTCACCTGGGCGTGGGACATCGGTGCCCGCCGCGCGATCGGAGTGGCTTTCGACCGACTCTCCAGCTGGATCCGGCTGGCCCTCGACACGCTGGTCGCGTTCGTCACCGTCGTGGGCAGCGCGCTGGTCGTCTACATCGCCTCGTGGGCCGGTTGGTTCGCCTCCCCCCACGGCTACGGACGTCACTGGGCCGAGTCCAACCCCGCGAGCGGCCTCGCGAGCCTCGTGCCCGACGCGCTGCGCTCGCTGTGGCACTACCACGCCGAGATCATGTACTTCCACACCACCCTGACCGACGAGCACCAGTACGCCTCGTCGCCGTGGGGCTGGCTCATCGTGGCCCGGCCGGTGTCGTTCGACTGGGTCGACAACATCGGTCCCGACCAGGGGTGTCCCACCGACCGCTGCGTCCAGGAGATCCTCGGCATCGGCACGCCGGTGCTCTGGTGGGGCGCGGTCCTCGCCCTGGTGGCGAGCTTGGTCTGGTGGCTGGGCGCACGGGACTGGCGGTTCGGCGTTCCTGTGGTGGGCGTCGCCGCCACCTGGCTGCCGTGGTTCCTCTACACCGACCGGCCCATCTTCTACTTCTACGCGGTCATGATCCTGCCGTGGCTAGTCATCGCGGTCACCCTGGTCTGCGGCAAGCTGCTCGGGCCTGAGGACGCGTCCCCGCGACGACGCGTGTGGGGCGCGGCGGCGGTCGGCGGGTTCACCTTGCTCGTGCTGGTGAACTTCGCCTACCTGTATCCCATCCTCACCGACCAGGTGATTCCGTACGAGGACTGGCTGCGGCGGATGTGGTTCCGCTCCTGGGTCTAG
- a CDS encoding TatD family hydrolase produces MTQASSRRGGRPEPPEPLPVPVADSHCHLDIAEGPDDWAAVEAAVERAAAVGVPRVVQIGCDVRGARWASHAATRHPALLAGVALHPNEAPRLAAAGQLDAALAEIEELVRSNPRVRAVGETGLDHFRTTEEGWKVQEEAFRAHIALAKQYDRTLVIHDRDAHEDVLRVLAEEGAPDRVLMHCFSGDPAMARECVRRGYYLSFAGNVTFKNAQNLRDALAVVPLERLLVETDAPYLTPVPYRGRPNASYLIPLTVRCMARVKDVDEETLCAAIAAATEEVFGSWEAA; encoded by the coding sequence GTGACGCAGGCGTCGAGCCGCCGCGGTGGGCGACCGGAGCCTCCGGAGCCGTTGCCGGTCCCGGTGGCCGACTCCCACTGTCACCTCGACATCGCGGAAGGGCCTGACGACTGGGCGGCCGTCGAGGCGGCCGTGGAGCGGGCAGCGGCGGTCGGGGTTCCGCGCGTCGTCCAGATCGGCTGCGACGTGCGCGGCGCTCGGTGGGCGTCGCACGCGGCGACCCGACACCCCGCCCTGCTGGCGGGGGTCGCGTTGCATCCCAACGAGGCCCCTCGCCTTGCGGCCGCTGGGCAGTTGGACGCCGCGCTCGCGGAGATCGAGGAGCTCGTCCGGTCGAATCCCCGGGTCCGTGCGGTCGGCGAAACCGGCCTGGATCACTTCCGGACCACCGAGGAGGGCTGGAAGGTCCAGGAGGAGGCGTTCCGCGCCCACATCGCGTTGGCCAAGCAGTACGACCGGACGCTGGTGATCCACGACCGCGACGCCCACGAGGACGTCCTGCGGGTGTTGGCCGAGGAGGGCGCACCTGACCGGGTGCTCATGCACTGCTTCTCGGGCGACCCAGCGATGGCGCGGGAGTGTGTCCGGCGTGGTTACTACCTGTCGTTCGCGGGCAACGTGACGTTCAAGAACGCCCAGAACTTGAGGGACGCGCTCGCCGTCGTCCCCCTCGAGCGGCTCCTGGTCGAGACGGACGCCCCGTACCTCACGCCGGTGCCGTACCGAGGTCGGCCGAACGCCAGCTACCTCATCCCCCTCACCGTGCGGTGTATGGCGCGGGTGAAGGACGTCGACGAGGAGACCCTGTGCGCGGCGATCGCGGCCGCGACCGAGGAGGTCTTCGGCAGCTGGGAAGCCGCCTGA
- the metG gene encoding methionine--tRNA ligase, which translates to MEDAAAKQRPNAGEGKAFYVTTPIYYVNDAPHIGHAYTTVAADVLARWHRQRGESVWFLTGTDEHGQKVMRSAEAKGMRPREWADRLVESAWKPVLDTIEASPDDFIRTTESRHTERVREFWQHLYDAGQVYPGTYEGPYCVSCEEFKIPSELVEGEDGARLCPVHGRPVEMLSETNYFFRLSEYTEKLLDHYEKHPEFIQPESARNEVIAFVKQGLQDLSITRSTFDWGIPVPWDDDHVLYVWIDALLNYVTAAGYRTDPLLFKRLWPADVHLVGKDILRFHAVIWPAMLMAAGLPLPKTVFAHGWLLVGGEKMSKTKLTGIAPSQIVDTFGADALRYYFLRAIQFGSDGSFSWEHLSAVYSSELANGLGNLAARVTAMVGRYFGGVLPAAASVGPAEQAIADKLAETVRVADDAVVGLRFHEALAAIDELVDAVNGYLTEQEPWKVAKDDSPQAQERLATILYTAAEALRGIAVLHHPFMPKATTTLWKQLGAESDLGPIEAQPLTNAGRWGILPPGSVLTKGEPLFPRIEESETS; encoded by the coding sequence ATGGAGGATGCCGCCGCGAAGCAGCGCCCGAACGCCGGCGAAGGCAAGGCGTTCTATGTCACGACCCCGATCTACTACGTGAACGACGCGCCGCATATCGGGCATGCCTATACCACTGTCGCGGCCGACGTCCTGGCCCGGTGGCATCGGCAGCGCGGCGAGTCGGTGTGGTTCCTCACCGGCACCGATGAGCACGGCCAGAAGGTCATGCGCAGTGCCGAGGCCAAGGGCATGCGGCCCCGGGAGTGGGCCGACCGGCTGGTGGAGAGCGCCTGGAAGCCGGTGCTCGACACGATCGAGGCGAGTCCGGACGACTTCATCCGAACCACCGAGAGCCGGCACACCGAGCGGGTCCGGGAGTTCTGGCAGCATCTGTACGACGCCGGTCAGGTCTACCCGGGTACCTACGAGGGGCCCTACTGCGTCAGCTGCGAGGAGTTCAAGATCCCCTCGGAGCTGGTGGAGGGGGAGGACGGCGCGCGCCTGTGCCCGGTGCACGGTCGTCCGGTCGAGATGCTGTCGGAGACCAACTACTTCTTCCGGCTCTCGGAGTACACCGAGAAGCTGCTCGACCACTACGAGAAGCATCCGGAGTTCATCCAGCCGGAGAGCGCTCGCAACGAGGTCATCGCGTTCGTCAAGCAGGGGTTGCAGGACCTCTCGATCACCCGGTCGACGTTCGACTGGGGTATCCCCGTGCCGTGGGACGATGACCACGTCCTCTACGTCTGGATCGACGCTCTCCTCAACTACGTCACCGCGGCCGGGTATCGCACCGATCCGCTGCTGTTCAAGCGGCTGTGGCCGGCCGATGTCCACCTGGTCGGCAAGGACATCCTCCGCTTCCACGCGGTCATCTGGCCGGCGATGCTCATGGCGGCGGGCCTTCCGCTGCCGAAGACCGTCTTCGCCCACGGCTGGCTGCTCGTGGGCGGGGAGAAGATGAGCAAGACGAAGCTGACCGGCATCGCGCCCAGCCAGATCGTCGACACCTTCGGCGCCGACGCGCTGCGCTACTACTTCCTGCGGGCGATCCAGTTCGGCTCCGACGGCTCGTTCTCGTGGGAGCACCTGAGCGCCGTCTACTCCTCCGAGTTGGCCAACGGGTTGGGCAACCTCGCCGCGCGGGTGACCGCGATGGTGGGGCGCTACTTCGGCGGCGTGCTCCCGGCCGCCGCCAGCGTCGGACCGGCCGAGCAGGCGATCGCCGACAAGCTGGCCGAGACCGTGCGGGTGGCCGACGACGCGGTGGTGGGGCTTCGGTTCCACGAGGCGCTCGCGGCGATCGACGAGCTCGTCGACGCGGTCAACGGCTATCTCACCGAGCAGGAGCCGTGGAAGGTCGCCAAGGACGACTCCCCGCAGGCTCAGGAGCGCCTCGCCACCATCCTCTACACGGCCGCCGAGGCGCTGCGGGGCATCGCGGTGCTCCACCATCCGTTCATGCCGAAGGCCACCACCACGCTGTGGAAGCAGCTCGGCGCGGAGTCCGACCTCGGTCCGATCGAGGCTCAGCCGCTCACCAACGCGGGTCGGTGGGGCATCCTGCCGCCGGGGTCTGTGCTCACCAAGGGTGAGCCGTTGTTCCCGCGGATCGAGGAGTCCGAGACGTCGTGA
- a CDS encoding CatB-related O-acetyltransferase, with amino-acid sequence MPVIPDPTTRHPVPGQRRVVFLRSVVTDPRVEVGDFTYYDDPDGATNFCERNVLYAYGPERLRIGKYCALATGTRFLMAGGAHPTVGVSTFPFTMFGGEWADRTLDVVTSLPSKGDTIVGNDVWFGYGALVMPGVRIGDGAIIGAGSVVTSDVPPYAVVAGNPARIVRQRYDDADVERLLRAAWWNWPVEVVTEHVRTIMAGTPADIEKIATSL; translated from the coding sequence ATGCCCGTGATCCCCGACCCCACGACCCGCCATCCCGTCCCGGGCCAGCGGCGGGTGGTGTTCTTGCGGTCCGTCGTCACCGACCCACGCGTCGAGGTCGGCGACTTCACCTACTACGACGATCCCGACGGCGCGACGAACTTCTGCGAACGCAACGTGCTCTACGCCTACGGGCCCGAGCGGCTCCGCATCGGGAAGTACTGCGCCCTCGCTACCGGGACCCGATTTCTCATGGCCGGTGGGGCCCATCCCACGGTCGGTGTCTCCACATTCCCGTTCACGATGTTCGGCGGCGAGTGGGCCGATCGGACGCTCGACGTGGTGACGTCCCTGCCCAGCAAGGGCGACACGATCGTCGGCAATGACGTGTGGTTCGGGTACGGCGCCCTCGTCATGCCCGGTGTTCGCATCGGGGACGGCGCCATCATCGGCGCGGGATCGGTCGTCACCTCCGACGTTCCGCCGTACGCCGTCGTCGCCGGAAACCCGGCGCGCATCGTCCGGCAGCGCTACGACGACGCCGATGTGGAGCGCCTGCTCCGCGCCGCGTGGTGGAACTGGCCCGTGGAGGTCGTGACTGAGCACGTCCGGACGATCATGGCCGGCACGCCCGCCGACATCGAGAAGATCGCCACATCGTTGTGA
- a CDS encoding antibiotic biosynthesis monooxygenase family protein, translating to MTHAGLWTVLEHRVEGDDAQRALIDALAVVHERWLPRFPGYHSTQFLASPDGRRVLSIVRWTSEADLASFEASGDHQAVMADVEAALATVPGLLDANLSRFHPVRQVQALTDPTRP from the coding sequence GTGACCCATGCCGGGTTGTGGACCGTCCTGGAGCACCGGGTCGAGGGCGACGACGCCCAGCGAGCACTCATCGACGCGCTCGCTGTCGTCCACGAGCGCTGGCTGCCCAGGTTCCCCGGCTACCACTCGACCCAATTCCTCGCCAGCCCAGACGGCCGCCGCGTGCTCAGCATCGTGCGCTGGACGAGCGAGGCCGACCTCGCGAGCTTCGAAGCCTCTGGCGACCACCAGGCCGTCATGGCCGACGTCGAGGCCGCGCTCGCGACGGTCCCTGGCCTGCTCGACGCCAACCTCAGTCGCTTCCATCCCGTGCGCCAGGTCCAGGCCCTGACCGACCCCACCCGACCATGA
- the rsmI gene encoding 16S rRNA (cytidine(1402)-2'-O)-methyltransferase produces MPAGDGAGVLVLAATPIGTLDDASPRLRSTLAEADIIAAEDTRRLSRLLAGLGVTAKGRIVSYFEGNEARRTRELVEALRSGLQVVVVTDAGMPSVSDPGFRLVTAAIDAGIPVTAVPGPSAVPTALAVSGLPVDRFCFEGFLPRKAGERRTRLRELAEERRTMVFFEAPHRLAATLEAMVEAFGADRPAAVCRELTKMHEEVRRGSLADLLDWARQGVRGEVTVVVGGAPATAPAAVDEAELARLVAARVADGATQRDAIADVARETGVRRREVYAAVVTARERGDSPRNPDPVE; encoded by the coding sequence GTGCCGGCCGGTGACGGCGCCGGCGTCCTGGTCTTGGCCGCGACCCCGATCGGGACGCTCGACGACGCCTCGCCGAGGCTGCGGAGCACGCTCGCCGAGGCCGACATCATCGCCGCGGAGGACACCCGTCGGCTGTCCCGACTGCTGGCCGGGCTAGGTGTCACCGCGAAGGGACGGATCGTCTCGTACTTCGAGGGCAACGAGGCGCGTCGAACCCGCGAGCTCGTGGAGGCGCTGCGCTCCGGGCTCCAGGTCGTCGTGGTCACCGACGCCGGGATGCCGTCGGTCTCCGACCCGGGGTTTCGGCTGGTGACGGCTGCGATCGACGCGGGGATTCCGGTCACCGCCGTCCCGGGCCCGTCGGCGGTGCCCACGGCCTTGGCGGTCTCCGGCCTGCCGGTCGACCGGTTCTGCTTCGAGGGGTTCCTTCCCCGCAAGGCGGGTGAGCGGCGGACACGGCTGCGCGAGCTGGCGGAGGAGCGCCGCACGATGGTCTTCTTCGAGGCGCCGCACCGGCTGGCGGCGACCTTGGAGGCGATGGTCGAGGCCTTCGGCGCGGACCGCCCGGCTGCCGTCTGCCGCGAGCTCACCAAGATGCACGAGGAGGTGCGCCGCGGCTCGCTCGCCGACCTGCTCGACTGGGCTCGCCAGGGGGTGCGCGGCGAGGTGACCGTCGTGGTCGGAGGGGCACCGGCGACAGCGCCGGCCGCGGTCGACGAAGCGGAGCTCGCTCGCCTGGTCGCCGCCCGCGTGGCCGACGGCGCCACCCAGCGGGACGCGATCGCCGACGTGGCGCGCGAGACTGGTGTGCGGAGGCGCGAGGTCTACGCAGCGGTCGTCACCGCCCGCGAACGCGGTGACTCACCGCGAAACCCTGACCCGGTCGAGTGA
- a CDS encoding MarR family winged helix-turn-helix transcriptional regulator — protein MVTTRATRAQLAAWRALYRADTLLFAHLNHQLRAKLGITYFEREVLAALDRAGGRLRMAPLADELMISRSGTTRLVAKLEKDSLVARTSSPTDRRATWAELTPAGREKLAAAQPVVDAVVSTFFADHLDTEELRTIAKALDRLAAANPARLTEFECGL, from the coding sequence GTGGTGACCACGCGGGCGACCCGGGCGCAGTTGGCGGCGTGGCGCGCGCTGTACCGCGCCGACACGCTGTTGTTCGCCCACCTCAACCACCAGCTGCGCGCCAAGCTCGGCATCACGTACTTCGAGCGCGAGGTCCTGGCGGCTCTCGATCGGGCCGGTGGACGTCTTCGCATGGCGCCCCTGGCGGACGAGTTGATGATCTCGCGCAGCGGCACCACTCGTCTGGTCGCCAAGCTGGAGAAGGACTCCCTCGTCGCCCGCACCAGCAGTCCCACGGACCGGCGGGCCACCTGGGCGGAGCTCACTCCCGCGGGTCGGGAGAAACTCGCCGCCGCACAACCCGTCGTCGACGCGGTGGTCTCCACCTTCTTCGCCGACCATCTCGACACCGAAGAGCTGCGAACGATCGCCAAGGCGCTCGATCGACTCGCGGCCGCCAACCCCGCTCGGCTCACCGAGTTCGAGTGCGGTCTCTGA
- a CDS encoding DsbA family oxidoreductase, producing MTQPVPAANGRVDVYFDVICPWCYIGHRRVRTALAAMPDDRRPLVVWRAFELGPDLGRVPGTTAAEQMAAESWWGPDATARIAHIRGVGAAEGLRLNLHLARPVNSFDAHRLVKLAAARGRVDHVLEAVMRGYHTDGLNIADHAVLERIGAASGLDRDDIRAMLNGDTFAVDVRADERLAQRMGVVSVPSLVVGGRPPVSGVLAADALRRILSTATSVSAP from the coding sequence ATGACCCAACCCGTCCCAGCAGCCAACGGCCGCGTCGACGTCTACTTCGACGTCATCTGCCCCTGGTGCTACATCGGCCACCGTCGCGTGCGGACCGCGCTCGCCGCCATGCCGGACGACAGACGCCCGCTCGTCGTTTGGCGAGCGTTCGAGCTCGGGCCGGATCTCGGCCGGGTACCCGGCACGACCGCGGCAGAGCAGATGGCCGCGGAGTCGTGGTGGGGCCCGGACGCCACCGCGAGAATCGCTCACATTCGCGGCGTCGGCGCAGCTGAAGGGCTGCGGCTCAACCTCCACCTCGCCCGACCGGTCAACTCCTTCGACGCTCACCGGCTGGTCAAGCTCGCCGCCGCGCGTGGCCGCGTCGACCATGTCCTCGAGGCCGTGATGCGGGGCTACCACACCGACGGCCTCAACATCGCCGACCATGCCGTCCTCGAACGCATCGGTGCCGCGAGCGGACTGGACCGCGACGACATCCGCGCCATGCTGAACGGGGACACCTTCGCCGTGGACGTGCGAGCCGACGAGCGTCTCGCCCAGCGCATGGGAGTCGTCTCAGTCCCTTCTCTCGTGGTCGGCGGCCGACCACCAGTCAGCGGCGTTCTGGCCGCTGACGCGCTGCGGCGAATCCTTTCCACCGCGACCTCGGTGTCAGCACCCTGA
- a CDS encoding CBS domain-containing protein translates to MHASIGDRIIVQTETLGKTPRQGTVEEVLAGYDAEHYRVRWDDGHESLLFPGPDTRVLKPAESTSGTVIPEQRQAPRPSAPTPDDPVRRIMGAPLITVDAHDSLRNAARTMAYADVGALVVLSDEVTPLGIVCERDIVRALASEGDPDEVWAADAIGADTVWADPSDSIADVARLMRDSGARHVPVHVQDAVVGMVSMRDVLDVMGRR, encoded by the coding sequence ATGCACGCCTCGATCGGCGACCGAATCATCGTTCAGACCGAAACCCTCGGCAAGACTCCGCGTCAAGGCACCGTCGAGGAGGTCTTGGCCGGATACGACGCCGAGCACTACCGCGTCCGTTGGGACGACGGTCATGAGTCGCTTCTCTTCCCCGGGCCGGACACTCGGGTACTCAAGCCGGCCGAGTCGACGAGCGGGACCGTCATACCGGAGCAGCGTCAGGCTCCCCGGCCCAGCGCGCCGACGCCCGACGATCCGGTACGGCGCATCATGGGAGCCCCGCTCATCACCGTCGACGCCCACGACAGTCTCCGCAACGCCGCCCGCACGATGGCCTACGCCGACGTGGGCGCGCTGGTCGTCCTCAGCGACGAGGTCACTCCGCTCGGCATCGTGTGCGAGCGGGACATCGTGCGCGCCCTGGCCAGCGAAGGGGACCCCGACGAGGTGTGGGCCGCGGACGCAATCGGCGCGGACACGGTGTGGGCCGATCCTTCCGACTCCATCGCGGACGTGGCACGGCTCATGCGGGATTCCGGAGCTCGGCACGTCCCGGTGCACGTCCAGGACGCCGTGGTCGGGATGGTGTCCATGCGCGACGTCCTTGACGTGATGGGGCGCCGATGA
- a CDS encoding TetR/AcrR family transcriptional regulator gives MATGAPRSTRPGGRTARVRAAVVAATFEELAEHGYDQLTVEGVAARSGVHKATIYRRWGGVDGLVADALRHAAREPWPVPDTGSLDGDLRGLAALVVDTFTDPHVGAMSMAAIRAASRSRVAADALAEFFAARHAQAAVVVTRAIDRGELPPQTEADEVIRATVAPLYYRLLLTREPVDHDVAVRAARAAARAARAGVFGPPSGDDRRGSRASGSSRAVRPPAERPT, from the coding sequence GTGGCGACCGGTGCGCCTCGTTCGACGCGACCGGGTGGACGCACCGCCCGGGTGCGCGCGGCTGTCGTCGCGGCGACCTTCGAGGAGCTGGCCGAACACGGGTATGACCAGCTGACCGTCGAGGGCGTGGCGGCCCGGTCCGGGGTTCACAAGGCGACGATCTACCGTCGGTGGGGCGGAGTGGACGGGCTGGTCGCCGACGCGTTGCGGCACGCGGCCCGTGAACCGTGGCCCGTTCCCGACACCGGCTCACTCGACGGCGACCTCCGCGGCCTCGCGGCACTCGTCGTCGATACGTTCACCGACCCGCACGTCGGGGCCATGTCGATGGCCGCCATTCGGGCGGCCTCCCGGTCGCGGGTGGCCGCGGACGCGCTCGCGGAGTTCTTCGCCGCGCGACACGCCCAGGCCGCCGTCGTCGTGACTCGAGCGATCGATCGTGGCGAGCTTCCACCGCAGACCGAGGCCGACGAGGTGATCCGCGCGACCGTCGCCCCGCTGTACTACCGGCTCCTCCTCACCCGTGAACCCGTCGACCATGACGTTGCCGTCCGTGCCGCGCGGGCCGCCGCCCGCGCCGCCCGTGCCGGCGTCTTCGGTCCGCCTAGCGGCGACGACCGTCGCGGGAGCCGAGCGTCCGGTTCGTCCCGGGCAGTCCGTCCACCTGCCGAACGCCCGACGTAA
- a CDS encoding ArsI/CadI family heavy metal resistance metalloenzyme — MSRVQLALRVSDLDRSVAFYTTLFGVEPAKRRPRYANFAVENPPLKLVLLEGEPDQPTVMDHLGVEVFSTDDVDAATKRLSDAGLVAVEEKDTECCYALQDKVWVRGPGGEPWEFYTVKADSDRLEKTAACCASATAQTSATQQAPACASGC, encoded by the coding sequence ATGTCTCGTGTCCAGCTCGCCCTGCGCGTGTCCGACCTCGATCGGTCCGTCGCCTTCTACACGACGTTGTTCGGAGTGGAGCCGGCCAAGCGTCGTCCCCGCTACGCCAACTTCGCCGTTGAGAACCCGCCCTTGAAGCTGGTGCTTCTCGAGGGTGAGCCTGACCAGCCCACCGTCATGGACCACCTGGGCGTGGAGGTGTTCAGCACCGACGACGTCGACGCCGCGACCAAGCGTCTTTCCGACGCTGGCCTGGTCGCGGTGGAGGAGAAGGACACGGAGTGCTGCTACGCCCTCCAGGACAAGGTCTGGGTACGCGGACCCGGTGGTGAACCGTGGGAGTTCTACACCGTGAAGGCCGACTCTGACCGGCTGGAGAAGACCGCTGCTTGCTGCGCCTCGGCTACCGCTCAGACCTCGGCCACCCAACAGGCGCCGGCGTGTGCGTCAGGGTGCTGA
- a CDS encoding GuaB1 family IMP dehydrogenase-related protein, whose translation MRFLHDRVPEQDLTYSDVFLVPNRSAVASRLDVDLATNDGSGTTIPVVAANMTAVSGRRMAETIARCGGMAVIPQDIPVDVVAEVVSWVKSRHTVYDTPITMAPTGTVGEALNLLPKRGHGAVIVVEDGRAVGVVTEADCEGVDLYTQLSSVMSTELLTLPAGIAAEEAFDALHSGRHRLAPVVDGDGRIVGILTRQRALRASLYRPAVDAQGRLRVAAAIGINGDVEAKAKALLDAGIDVLVIDTAHGHQERMLEVLRRVRALSPPVPVVAGNVTTAEGVTDLVEAGADIVKVGVGPGAMCTTRMRTAVGRPQFSAVLECATRARELGKHVWADGGVRYPRDVALALAAGASNVMIGSWFAGTYESPGDVQRDNQGRMYKVSFGMASARAVRLRTASDTPFERARKGLFEEGISSARMYLDPERPSVEDVIDTIVAGVRSACTYVGAANLEEFHARAVVGVQTHAGFAEGMPLETSW comes from the coding sequence GTGCGCTTCCTTCACGACCGGGTTCCCGAGCAGGACCTCACCTACAGTGACGTGTTCCTCGTCCCCAACCGCTCCGCGGTGGCCTCCCGGCTCGACGTCGACCTCGCCACCAACGACGGCAGCGGGACCACGATCCCAGTCGTCGCGGCCAACATGACGGCGGTGTCCGGCCGCCGGATGGCCGAGACGATCGCCCGGTGCGGGGGAATGGCCGTCATCCCACAAGACATTCCGGTCGATGTCGTGGCTGAGGTCGTGTCCTGGGTCAAGTCACGCCACACCGTCTACGACACGCCGATCACGATGGCGCCGACCGGGACGGTCGGTGAAGCGCTCAACCTCCTGCCGAAGCGTGGCCACGGCGCCGTCATCGTCGTCGAAGACGGTCGGGCCGTGGGCGTGGTGACCGAGGCCGACTGTGAAGGCGTCGACCTCTACACACAGCTCAGCAGCGTCATGTCGACCGAGCTGCTGACGCTTCCCGCGGGGATCGCGGCCGAGGAGGCCTTCGACGCTCTCCACAGCGGCCGGCACCGGCTCGCGCCGGTCGTCGACGGCGACGGTCGGATCGTCGGCATCCTCACCCGCCAGCGGGCGCTGCGCGCTTCCCTCTACCGGCCGGCAGTCGACGCCCAGGGCAGGCTGCGCGTGGCCGCCGCGATCGGCATCAACGGGGACGTCGAGGCCAAGGCCAAGGCGTTGCTCGACGCCGGGATCGACGTGCTCGTCATCGACACCGCACACGGCCACCAGGAGCGCATGCTCGAGGTGCTCAGGCGAGTCCGCGCCCTGTCGCCTCCGGTCCCCGTGGTCGCCGGCAACGTCACCACCGCCGAGGGTGTGACGGACCTCGTGGAGGCGGGGGCCGACATCGTCAAGGTGGGCGTCGGTCCCGGTGCCATGTGCACCACCCGGATGCGCACCGCGGTGGGACGTCCGCAGTTCTCCGCCGTGTTGGAGTGCGCCACCCGGGCGCGCGAGCTCGGCAAGCACGTCTGGGCCGACGGCGGTGTCCGGTACCCGCGGGACGTCGCGTTGGCCCTGGCGGCGGGCGCGTCCAACGTGATGATCGGCTCGTGGTTCGCCGGCACGTACGAGTCGCCCGGCGATGTGCAGCGCGACAACCAGGGCCGGATGTACAAGGTGAGCTTCGGCATGGCGTCGGCCCGTGCGGTGCGCCTGCGGACGGCGTCCGACACGCCGTTCGAACGGGCCCGCAAAGGCCTGTTCGAAGAGGGCATCTCCAGCGCGCGAATGTACCTCGACCCCGAGCGTCCCAGCGTCGAGGACGTGATCGACACCATCGTCGCCGGGGTCCGTAGTGCGTGCACCTACGTCGGCGCGGCGAACCTCGAGGAGTTCCACGCCCGTGCGGTCGTCGGCGTCCAGACCCACGCCGGCTTCGCCGAGGGCATGCCGCTCGAGACCAGCTGGTGA